From the genome of Yersinia enterocolitica, one region includes:
- a CDS encoding elongation factor P-like protein YeiP encodes MARANEIKRGMAVNLNGKLLLVKDIDVQSPSARGASTLYKMRFSDVRTGLKVEERFKGDEILDTITLTRRSVNFSYIDGDEYIFMDDEDFTPYNFKKEQIEEELLFIPEGGMPGMQVLTMDGQLLALELPQTVDMEIVDTAPSIKGASASARNKPAVMSTGLSIQVPEYISPGEKIRIHIAERRYMGRAE; translated from the coding sequence ATGGCTAGAGCTAACGAAATAAAACGTGGTATGGCGGTCAACCTCAACGGCAAGTTACTGCTGGTGAAAGATATTGATGTGCAAAGCCCAAGCGCCCGTGGCGCAAGTACCCTGTATAAAATGCGGTTTTCTGATGTGCGGACCGGTTTAAAAGTTGAAGAGCGTTTTAAAGGCGATGAGATCCTCGATACCATCACCCTGACCCGCCGATCAGTGAATTTCTCTTACATCGATGGCGACGAATACATCTTTATGGATGATGAAGATTTCACCCCTTATAACTTCAAAAAAGAACAGATCGAAGAAGAGCTGTTATTTATTCCTGAAGGGGGCATGCCAGGCATGCAGGTTCTGACGATGGATGGTCAATTATTGGCGCTGGAATTGCCGCAGACCGTTGATATGGAAATTGTTGATACCGCCCCAAGCATTAAAGGCGCATCGGCCAGTGCTCGCAACAAACCTGCTGTGATGAGCACCGGCTTATCTATTCAGGTGCCGGAATATATCAGCCCGGGTGAGAAAATCCGTATTCATATTGCAGAACGCCGTTATATGGGCCGCGCTGAATAA